From the Desulfovibrio sp. X2 genome, one window contains:
- the rplS gene encoding 50S ribosomal protein L19 encodes MDIIKRLENEQMRLDMPEFKSGDTLKVHFRIIEGDKERIQVFQGVCIRRHRGTTGATFTVRKVSDGVGVERIFPLHSPFIERVEIVSEGKVRRSRLYYLRDLKGKAARIKSKRAY; translated from the coding sequence ATGGACATCATCAAGCGTCTTGAGAACGAGCAGATGCGCCTCGACATGCCCGAGTTCAAGTCGGGCGACACCCTCAAGGTCCACTTCCGCATCATCGAGGGCGACAAGGAGCGCATCCAGGTCTTTCAGGGCGTGTGCATCCGTCGTCACCGCGGCACCACCGGCGCCACCTTCACGGTGCGCAAGGTCTCCGACGGCGTGGGCGTGGAGCGCATCTTCCCCCTGCATTCCCCCTTCATCGAGCGGGTCGAGATCGTGAGCGAGGGCAAGGTTCGCCGCAGCCGCCTCTACTACCTGCGCGACCTCAAGGGCAAGGCCGCCCGCATCAAGTCCAAGCGGGCCTACTAG